A genome region from candidate division KSB1 bacterium includes the following:
- a CDS encoding Ig-like domain-containing protein codes for MRRFCLILIMMPAVIAGLHCASQGYPGGGPVDETPPVVLSTVPAADSIGVSAQTDVIIRFSEPVQPNSCEPLVFITPFVSRDRLQFDWKKDRELTLRFKDPLMPDKTYVITIGAGTRDRRSNSMRYSFTLAFSTGESIDRGQLTGQVYSDQPVKGTKVWAYSLNDSLNPDPARQSPLYITQVGEDGGFSLNYMAPGRYRLFAVLDRDLNNLYNAGFDKLGVAPADVYTDSSETPWIGIRTAMRDTMPPVIARAEAPDAIHLNVRFSKAMLTHPDSLFLQPPTRNGDTLAVYDAYWDSRNNAVLRLVTGTQRPGPYRMRISKAYDTFYNPLPPDSATLEFDGAAQPDTAAASVIARFPNDTTRLQPPDTPIEMTFSEAMDQWSVQQAFSLVDTLGADTIGGRFEWPNLARMRFVPDSLAPHTHYRFCLDVTAVTDRAGNALSDTLVQQDFETWNPDTLSQIAGTVIDPDTAAQGPVFLYARKRNADKPHRIILPTDGPFRFRGLLPGDYLLQGFRDADENGRYSYGQALPWQPAEVFFVYSDTVSIRSRWPNEGNDIIIPR; via the coding sequence ATGAGACGTTTTTGTTTGATACTCATCATGATGCCGGCAGTGATTGCAGGACTGCATTGCGCCTCACAGGGCTATCCCGGCGGCGGTCCGGTGGATGAAACCCCGCCGGTTGTGCTTTCAACCGTGCCTGCTGCAGACAGCATCGGCGTCTCGGCGCAGACAGATGTAATTATTCGGTTCAGCGAACCGGTGCAGCCCAATTCCTGTGAACCACTCGTGTTTATCACCCCGTTCGTCAGTCGCGACCGTCTGCAGTTTGACTGGAAAAAAGACCGGGAACTGACCCTCCGGTTTAAGGATCCCCTGATGCCGGACAAAACCTATGTGATCACTATCGGCGCCGGGACCCGCGACCGCCGCAGCAATTCCATGAGATATTCCTTTACGTTGGCGTTTTCGACCGGCGAGTCTATTGACCGCGGACAATTAACCGGACAGGTGTACTCGGATCAACCGGTCAAAGGAACCAAAGTCTGGGCTTATTCTCTCAATGATTCATTAAATCCTGATCCGGCCCGGCAGTCGCCTCTGTATATCACCCAGGTGGGGGAAGACGGCGGGTTTTCTCTCAACTATATGGCTCCGGGCCGGTATCGTCTGTTTGCCGTATTGGACCGTGATCTCAACAATCTCTACAACGCCGGATTCGACAAGCTGGGTGTGGCGCCCGCCGATGTGTACACGGACTCGTCTGAAACGCCGTGGATCGGGATCCGCACCGCGATGCGCGATACGATGCCGCCGGTGATCGCCAGGGCGGAGGCTCCCGATGCCATACACCTGAATGTGCGTTTCTCCAAAGCTATGCTAACGCATCCGGATTCCCTGTTTCTGCAGCCCCCGACCCGGAATGGCGATACATTGGCTGTATACGATGCTTATTGGGACTCTCGCAATAACGCTGTGCTGCGGCTGGTGACCGGAACCCAGCGTCCCGGCCCGTACCGCATGCGCATTTCCAAAGCTTACGATACGTTTTACAATCCCCTGCCGCCGGATTCCGCGACTTTGGAATTTGACGGCGCCGCTCAGCCGGATACGGCCGCCGCGTCGGTTATAGCCCGGTTCCCCAATGACACCACCCGCCTGCAGCCACCGGACACGCCAATTGAGATGACCTTTTCCGAAGCCATGGACCAGTGGTCTGTGCAGCAGGCCTTTTCGCTGGTCGATACCCTGGGTGCCGATACGATAGGCGGACGCTTTGAATGGCCGAATCTGGCGCGTATGCGCTTTGTTCCCGATTCACTGGCGCCGCATACCCATTATCGCTTTTGTCTCGACGTCACAGCTGTAACCGACCGGGCCGGAAATGCACTGAGCGATACCCTGGTGCAGCAGGACTTTGAAACCTGGAATCCCGATACCCTGTCACAGATCGCCGGTACGGTCATTGATCCGGATACCGCTGCGCAGGGTCCGGTGTTTCTGTACGCGCGCAAACGAAATGCGGATAAACCCCATAGAATCATCCTGCCGACGGACGGTCCGTTCCGCTTCCGGGGATTGTTGCCGGGAGATTATCTGCTGCAGGGATTTCGCGATGCGGATGAGAACGGCCGCTACAGCTATGGACAGGCCTTACCCTGGCAGCCGGCGGAAGTCTTTTTCGTTTATTCCGACACCGTGTCCATCCGGTCGCGCTGGCCGAATGAA